In a single window of the Elaeis guineensis isolate ETL-2024a chromosome 6, EG11, whole genome shotgun sequence genome:
- the LOC105037022 gene encoding probable polygalacturonase At3g15720, protein MVRQQQAQVARARAPPPDPPPSAEQPEITPFLLFLLSIRLVAGASPVINVLDHGAAGDGIHDDAQAFGRAWMAVCSTIGWPTLLVPPGKTFLLSEVSFPGPCPYDITHLQVEGNIVAPDKLWTSQISTSWISFTNITALVVDGNGQIDGRGPVWWDCKKKNKCDNVPSLLGISGCVDFEMRGMKLLNSPGEHLIVDRSKWVRLKGLNFTSPADSPYTDGIYIVGSHYVEVTGTTIGTGNSLNQDGKLDLAA, encoded by the exons GAAATCACACCATTTCTTTTGTTTTTGCTTTCGATTCGCTTGGTTGCTGGGGCCTCTCCTGTCATCAATGTTTTGGATCATGGGGCTGCTGGAGATGGCATACACGATGATGCCCAG GCGTTCGGGAGGGCTTGGATGGCCGTGTGCTCCACCATTGGGTGGCCAACATTACTGGTTCCTCCCGGAAAGACGTTCCTGCTGAGCGAAGTGTCATTCCCAGGCCCCTGTCCTTACGACATCACCCATCTTCAG GTTGAAGGAAATATTGTGGCACCTGACAAATTGTGGACCTCCCAAATTAGCACCAGTTGGATCTCATTCACAAACATCACTGCCTTAGTTGTCGATGGTAATGGTCAGATTGATGGCCGGGGTCCCGTCTGGTGGGATTGCAAGAAGAAAAAT AAATGCGATAACGTGCCTTCT TTACTTGGTATCTCCGGCTGTGTGGATTTTGAGATGAGGGGCATGAAACTTCTCAACAGTCCAGGGGAGCACCTCATCGTGGACAGGAGCAAGTGGGTTCGCTTGAAGGGCCTCAACTTCACGTCTCCAGCAGACAGTCCTTACACTGATGGCATATACATCGTAGGGTCTCATTATGTTGAAGTAACGGGTACCACCATTGGAACAGGCAATTCTCTCAACCAAGACGGCAAACTAGACTTAGCAGCTTAA